In Vibrio mangrovi, the DNA window CGAAGAACAACATCAGACTGATTTCTAATCTGGAACTGACCACAGATAAACTCCCATTGCGCTTGTATCACGGGGAAAACATAAAATTTACTGCCAGACTGACTTCTGATGGAAAGCCGCTGACCATTCGCGATTTTCTGGATCGGGTCAAACTGAAAGTGACTTTTACTAAATATATAGAGAATGAAGACCAGCTGGTAAAAGAAGCCCGCCCGACACCAGATGTTATCGGGGAATTTTCTGATGACGGGCGGGGACTGGATGAAAACCCCGGAGATGGTGTATTTACGGTCAAACTGAACATTTTCTCCGAGCCCGGACGGTATCGTGCCCGAATTACGTCGGGAAATGGGGTTTTTCTGCGTGCGCAGGAGCAGGATGTGCTGGTCTATCCTGAACCTGTAACAACATCTTTTATTCAATCCCGGGTTGATGACCAGCCTCATCACGTTGTTTTCACCGGTCTGGAAGGGACCATCGAACCGGGTTCTGTGATCGCACATATTGATCACTGGGATCGGTATGACAATCACTATACTGCGGAAGGTCAGGCGGGAACAGAATCACTGACGGTGAAACTGAGCATTCCCAATCATGGTGAAGTGGGTAACTTTAAGTGGAATGGCCGGATTTATGCGACTGAAGTGAGCTCTCAGCGGCCGCTGAGCTTTACGATTCCTGAACACACTTATAGTGTGGTTGAAGAGTTCAACATTGAACAGACCCGGATGATGCAGGAAAAAGCATTGGCTGAAAAACTCAAGCGGGAGCAGCAGGAAGAAATATTGCAACAGCGGGAATCGGCAAGGAAATGGAAGATCATCTACATTGCAGCCGGTAATGTCGGTATCGTGATTCTGGGA includes these proteins:
- a CDS encoding TIGR03503 family protein; the protein is MLRVLTIFIGLWVTLGSYAATSSPVSLLDNRFRVDPTISQITFVIYRAKPSRPVVLVRPDGTKYYSWRHPDNVRWYQEPSMDIVSIDHPMPGPWQAVGKVTPKNNIRLISNLELTTDKLPLRLYHGENIKFTARLTSDGKPLTIRDFLDRVKLKVTFTKYIENEDQLVKEARPTPDVIGEFSDDGRGLDENPGDGVFTVKLNIFSEPGRYRARITSGNGVFLRAQEQDVLVYPEPVTTSFIQSRVDDQPHHVVFTGLEGTIEPGSVIAHIDHWDRYDNHYTAEGQAGTESLTVKLSIPNHGEVGNFKWNGRIYATEVSSQRPLSFTIPEHTYSVVEEFNIEQTRMMQEKALAEKLKREQQEEILQQRESARKWKIIYIAAGNVGIVILGLIIWLVVRKIKAKRAEMPMQLDMPKK